A genome region from Prionailurus bengalensis isolate Pbe53 chromosome B4, Fcat_Pben_1.1_paternal_pri, whole genome shotgun sequence includes the following:
- the BLOC1S1 gene encoding biogenesis of lysosome-related organelles complex 1 subunit 1, whose product MLSRLLKEHQAKQNERKELQEKRRREAITAATCLTEALVDHLNVGVAQAYMNQRKLDHEVKTLQVQAAQFAKQTGQWIGMVENFNQALKEIGDVENWARSIELDMRTIATALEYVYKGQLQSAPS is encoded by the exons ATGCTGTCTCGCCTGCTGAAAGAACACCAAGCCAAGCAGAACGAACGCAAGGAGCTGCAGG agaagaGGAGGCGAGAGGCTATCACTGCAGCGACCTGCCTGACAGAAGCTTTGGTGGATCACCTCAATGTGGG TGTGGCCCAGGCCTACATGAACCAGAGAAAGCTGGATCATGAGGTGAAGACCCTACAGGTCCAGGCTGCCCAGTTTGCCAAGCAAACAGGCCAGTGGATCGGGATGGTGGAGAACTTCAATCAGGCACTCAAG gaAATCGGGGATGTGGAGAACTGGGCTCGGAGCATCGAGCTGGACATGCGAACTATTGCCACCGCACTGGAATACGTGTACAAAGGGCAGCTGCAGTCTGCCCCCTCCTAg
- the RDH5 gene encoding retinol dehydrogenase 5, translating to MWLPLLLGVLVWAALWLFRDRQSLPASDAFIFITGCDSGFGRLLALRLDQRGFRVLASCLTPSGAEDLQRVASSRLHTTLLDVTEPQSVQRAAKWVETHVGEAGLFGLVNNAGVAGIIGPTPWLTRDDFHRVLSVNTLGPIGVTLALLPLLQQARGRVVNITSVLGRLAANGGGYCVSKFGLEAFSDSLRRDVAPFGVRVSIVEPGFFQTPVTNLESLENTLQECWARLPPDTQAHYGEAFLTKYFKMQRRIISLICDPDLTKVSRCLEHALTARHPRTRYSPGWDAKLLWLPASYLPASLVDAVLTWVIPKPAQAVC from the exons ATGTGGCTGCCTCTGCTGCTGGGAGTCTTGGTCTGGGCAGCGCTGTGGTTGTTCAGGGACCGACAGAGCCTGCCCGCCAGCGATGCTTTCATCTTCATCACCGGCTGTGACTCAGGCTTCGGGCGGCTTCTGGCACTGAGACTGGACCAGAGAGGCTTCCGAGTCCTGGCCAGCTGCCTGACCCCCTCAGGGGCAGAGGACCTACAGCGCGTGGCCTCCTCTCGCCTCCACACCACCCTGCTTGATGTCACTGAGCCCCAGAGTGTCCAGCGGGCAGCCAAGTGGGTGGAAACACATGTTGGTGAAGCAG GGCTTTTTGGTCtggtgaataatgctggtgtGGCTGGTATCATTGGGCCCACGCCGTGGCTCACACGAGATGATTTCCATCGGGTGCTGAGTGTGAATACGCTGGGTCCCATTGGGGTCACCCTTgccctgctccccctgctccaGCAGGCCAGGGGCCGGGTGGTCAACATCACCAGTGTTCTGGGTCGCCTGGCAGCCAATGGTGGGGGCTACTGTGTCTCCAAGTTTGGCCTGGAGGCCTTCTCTGACAGCCTGAG GCGGGATGTGGCTCCTTTTGGTGTCCGAGTCTCCATTGTGGAGCCTGGCTTCTTCCAAACCCCTGTGACAAACCTGGAGAGTTTGGAGAACACGCTGCAGGAGTGCTGGGCACGGCTACCTCCTGACACACAGGCCCACTACGGGGAGGCCTTCCTCACCAAGT ACTTTAAAATGCAGCGGCGCATCATAAGCCTGATCTGTGACCCAGACCTGACCAAGGTGAGCAGGTGCCTGGAGCATGCCCTGACTGCTCGTCACCCCAGAACCCGTTACAGCCCAGGCTGGGATGCCAAACTGCTCTGGCTGCCGGCCTCCTACTTGCCAGCCAGCCTGGTGGATGCTGTGCTCACCTGGGTCATTCCCAAGCCTGCCCAGGCAGTCTGCTGA
- the CD63 gene encoding CD63 antigen isoform X2, whose amino-acid sequence MAVEGGMKCVKFLLYVLLLAFCACAVGLIAVGVGAQLVLRQTIVQGATPGSLLPVVIIAVGAFLFLVAFVGCCGACKENYCLMVTFAIFLSLIMLVEVAVAIAGYVFRDKVMSEFNKDFRQQMQNYPKNNHTVSIVDRMQEDFKCCGAANYTDWESIPLMPKARVPDSCCVNVTQGCGISFKVKEIHEEGCVEKIGGWLRSNVLVVAAAALGIAFVEVLGIIFACCLVKSIRSGYEVM is encoded by the exons ATGGCGGTAGAAGGAGGAATGAAATGTGTCAAGTTCTTGCTCTACGTTCTTCTGCTGGCCTTCTGC GCCTGTGCAGTGGGATTGATCGCCGTGGGTGTAGGGGCCCAGCTGGTCCTGAGGCAGACCATTGTCCAGGGGGCCACTCCTGGCTCCCTGTTGCCTGTGGTCATCATCGCAGTGGGTGCCTTCCTCTTCCTGGTGGCCTTCGTGGGCTGCTGTGGGGCCTGCAAGGAGAACTACTGTCTTATGGTCACG TTTGCCATCTTCCTGTCTCTTATCATGCTGGTGGAGGTGGCTGTAGCCATTGCTGGCTATGTGTTTAGAGACAAG GTGATGTCAGAATTTAATAAGGACTTCCGGCAGCAGATGCAGAATTATCCAAAAAACAACCACACGGTTTCGATTGTGGACAGGATGCAGGAAGAT TTTAAATGCTGCGGGGCAGCTAACTACACAGACTGGGAGAGCATCCCTCTCATGCCCAAGGCCCGAGTCCCGGACTCCTGCTGCGTCAATGTCACACAGGGCTGTGGGATTTCTTTCAAGGTGAAGGAGATCCACGAAGAG GGCTGTGTGGAGAAGATTGGGGGCTGGCTGAGGAGCAATGTGCTGGTGGTGGCTGCAGCAGCCTTGGGCATTGCCTTTGTGGAG GTACTGGGAATTATCTTTGCCTGCTGCCTCGTGAAGAGCATCCGAAGTGGCTATGAGGTGATGTAG
- the CD63 gene encoding CD63 antigen isoform X1, translated as MGLSLCPGCSCCPLSRRSARSWVWPNPDLPSSQACAVGLIAVGVGAQLVLRQTIVQGATPGSLLPVVIIAVGAFLFLVAFVGCCGACKENYCLMVTFAIFLSLIMLVEVAVAIAGYVFRDKVMSEFNKDFRQQMQNYPKNNHTVSIVDRMQEDFKCCGAANYTDWESIPLMPKARVPDSCCVNVTQGCGISFKVKEIHEEGCVEKIGGWLRSNVLVVAAAALGIAFVEVLGIIFACCLVKSIRSGYEVM; from the exons ATGGGGCTAAGTCTGTGTCCTGGGTGCAGCTGCTGCCCTCTGTCACGGAGGTCTGCTAGGTCGTGGGTCTGGCCTAACCCTGACCTGCCCTCCTCGCAGGCCTGTGCAGTGGGATTGATCGCCGTGGGTGTAGGGGCCCAGCTGGTCCTGAGGCAGACCATTGTCCAGGGGGCCACTCCTGGCTCCCTGTTGCCTGTGGTCATCATCGCAGTGGGTGCCTTCCTCTTCCTGGTGGCCTTCGTGGGCTGCTGTGGGGCCTGCAAGGAGAACTACTGTCTTATGGTCACG TTTGCCATCTTCCTGTCTCTTATCATGCTGGTGGAGGTGGCTGTAGCCATTGCTGGCTATGTGTTTAGAGACAAG GTGATGTCAGAATTTAATAAGGACTTCCGGCAGCAGATGCAGAATTATCCAAAAAACAACCACACGGTTTCGATTGTGGACAGGATGCAGGAAGAT TTTAAATGCTGCGGGGCAGCTAACTACACAGACTGGGAGAGCATCCCTCTCATGCCCAAGGCCCGAGTCCCGGACTCCTGCTGCGTCAATGTCACACAGGGCTGTGGGATTTCTTTCAAGGTGAAGGAGATCCACGAAGAG GGCTGTGTGGAGAAGATTGGGGGCTGGCTGAGGAGCAATGTGCTGGTGGTGGCTGCAGCAGCCTTGGGCATTGCCTTTGTGGAG GTACTGGGAATTATCTTTGCCTGCTGCCTCGTGAAGAGCATCCGAAGTGGCTATGAGGTGATGTAG